In the Carboxydothermus hydrogenoformans Z-2901 genome, one interval contains:
- a CDS encoding enoyl-CoA hydratase/isomerase family protein → MSAQEILLEKKEGIATITLNRPEKMNAFTLEMIDRWVNFLQECQQDDAVKVIVLTGSGKAFCTGGDLELLEKTAKSTPLASKNFIWKHIQKIPLLLWEVIDKPVIAAINGTAVGAGLDMALMCDLRFAAESARFSEGYIRLGLVPGDGGAYFLPRLIGIAKALELLWTGDFIDAREAHQLGLVNRVYPDDKLLEETYKFAERLVKGPEVAIRMIKRAVYQGLRMDLRAALDLISSHFAIAQFTDDHREGLKAIKERRPPVFMTEDK, encoded by the coding sequence ATGAGCGCTCAGGAAATTTTATTAGAAAAAAAAGAGGGTATTGCCACTATTACCTTAAACCGTCCTGAAAAAATGAATGCTTTTACGTTAGAAATGATTGACCGGTGGGTTAATTTTTTACAGGAATGCCAGCAGGATGACGCTGTAAAAGTTATTGTTTTAACCGGGAGCGGCAAAGCTTTTTGCACCGGTGGAGATTTAGAATTACTGGAAAAGACAGCTAAAAGCACTCCTCTTGCCAGTAAAAATTTTATCTGGAAGCATATTCAGAAAATACCGCTTTTGTTATGGGAAGTAATCGATAAACCGGTCATTGCGGCTATCAATGGTACGGCGGTGGGAGCCGGGCTTGATATGGCACTGATGTGTGATCTGCGTTTTGCTGCGGAATCTGCCCGCTTTTCCGAGGGATATATCAGGTTGGGCCTGGTTCCGGGGGATGGAGGAGCTTACTTCTTACCACGTCTTATAGGTATTGCAAAAGCTTTGGAACTTCTCTGGACCGGAGATTTTATCGATGCCAGGGAGGCACATCAACTTGGACTGGTAAACCGGGTTTATCCTGATGATAAATTACTGGAAGAGACGTATAAATTTGCCGAACGGCTGGTAAAAGGGCCGGAAGTGGCGATTAGAATGATAAAAAGAGCGGTTTATCAGGGGTTAAGGATGGATTTAAGAGCTGCTTTAGATCTGATTTCTTCGCACTTTGCTATCGCCCAGTTTACCGATGACCACCGGGAAGGTTT
- the acd gene encoding glutaryl-CoA dehydrogenase Acd: MNFDLPEDLLAIKRLAREFAEKEVKPTADADDKAHRFRRDLVQKMGELGFLGCIIPEEYGGNGQGYLAVAILCEEIARVHSSLRIIFAANTLGPGVTIYRYGTEEAKKKYLPGLVSGALIGCFAITEPNAGSDVASMTTKAIRDGDYYILNGSKMWISLAPVADIALVYAYTDPSRRAKGMSAFIVDLNSEGVTIEPIEEKLGNWASPVGAITFENVRVPGENLLGQEGQGFKICMQQLDDTRLASAAGAVGVAQACLDAAVEYANTREQFGQKVGQFQMIQDWIAQMVVEIEAARLLTYRAAFLKDKGVPSTRETSMAKLFAGETASKCADYALRIFSAYGYSEEYPVARYFRDAKYYQIVEGTSNIHKLILAQDALGYRKANRN; encoded by the coding sequence ATGAACTTTGATTTACCGGAGGATTTACTGGCAATTAAGCGTTTAGCCCGGGAATTTGCCGAAAAAGAAGTAAAACCCACTGCTGATGCCGATGATAAAGCTCATCGTTTTCGCCGGGACCTGGTGCAGAAAATGGGCGAGCTTGGATTTTTAGGGTGCATTATTCCTGAAGAATACGGGGGTAATGGTCAGGGGTATTTGGCGGTAGCAATCCTCTGTGAAGAAATAGCCCGGGTGCACAGTTCTCTTAGAATTATCTTTGCTGCCAATACTTTAGGTCCTGGAGTTACTATTTACCGTTACGGAACTGAAGAAGCGAAAAAGAAGTATTTACCCGGTCTTGTCAGTGGTGCTTTAATAGGATGTTTTGCTATTACTGAACCCAATGCTGGTTCTGACGTAGCTTCAATGACCACAAAAGCTATCCGTGATGGGGATTATTATATTTTAAACGGGAGCAAAATGTGGATTTCCCTGGCGCCGGTAGCGGATATTGCTTTGGTTTATGCTTATACCGACCCATCCCGGAGGGCCAAAGGGATGTCGGCTTTTATTGTGGACTTAAACAGCGAAGGTGTCACTATTGAACCCATTGAGGAAAAACTGGGAAACTGGGCGTCACCGGTGGGGGCGATTACTTTTGAAAATGTCCGGGTTCCCGGAGAAAACTTATTAGGGCAGGAAGGGCAGGGTTTTAAAATTTGCATGCAGCAATTAGATGATACCAGGCTCGCTTCAGCCGCTGGGGCGGTTGGGGTAGCTCAGGCCTGCCTGGATGCTGCTGTTGAATATGCCAACACCCGGGAACAGTTCGGGCAAAAAGTTGGCCAGTTTCAGATGATTCAGGACTGGATTGCCCAGATGGTGGTGGAGATTGAAGCGGCTCGACTTTTAACTTACCGGGCGGCTTTTCTAAAAGATAAAGGAGTACCCAGTACCCGGGAAACATCAATGGCAAAGCTTTTTGCCGGTGAAACCGCCAGCAAATGTGCCGATTATGCTTTAAGAATTTTTAGTGCCTACGGGTATTCGGAAGAGTACCCGGTAGCGCGCTATTTTCGCGATGCCAAGTACTACCAGATAGTGGAAGGAACCAGCAATATTCATAAGCTTATCTTAGCCCAGGATGCCCTGGGCTACCGTAAGGCTAACCGTAATTAA
- a CDS encoding thiolase family protein, whose product MRDAVIVGAVRTPIAKEKGALKDLPPEVYAAEVIKEVIKRSGLKDSLEVDEVIFGHCLGAVGCMGRVAWLKAGLPLEVPAITVDRQCGSGSTTVNLAASLIWGGVGELYLVGGVESMTRQPYLMERPTEAFQRTAPAWIPRRTLAPAEIGDPPMGITAENVAERWQISREEQDEFAYLSQKKAARAIQEGRFKEQIVPIVVPQKKGDPVIFDQDEHPRPNTTLEVLAKLPPAFKPGGTVTAGNSSGINDGAAALLIASRQKAEKLGLKPMARIVGHAAAGVDPNIMGIGPVPAVKKVLAKTGLTLNDIDVIELNEAFASQSIAVCRELGIDWRDEEKFNPNGGAIALGHPIAASLAILVVKAVYELKRRQGRYALITACCGGGQGVATIIENIDD is encoded by the coding sequence ATGCGTGATGCGGTAATTGTGGGGGCAGTAAGAACGCCCATTGCCAAAGAAAAAGGAGCATTAAAAGACCTGCCGCCAGAGGTTTATGCGGCGGAGGTAATTAAAGAAGTAATTAAACGAAGCGGCTTAAAAGACTCTTTAGAGGTGGATGAGGTAATTTTTGGCCACTGCCTGGGCGCTGTGGGCTGTATGGGCCGGGTAGCCTGGCTTAAAGCTGGGTTGCCGCTTGAAGTACCGGCGATAACGGTAGACCGGCAGTGCGGGTCCGGTTCTACTACTGTAAATTTAGCGGCTTCTCTTATCTGGGGCGGGGTTGGCGAGCTTTATCTGGTCGGTGGAGTGGAAAGCATGACCCGCCAGCCTTACCTGATGGAAAGGCCTACTGAAGCCTTTCAGCGGACCGCTCCTGCCTGGATACCAAGAAGAACATTAGCTCCAGCAGAAATAGGCGACCCTCCCATGGGAATTACGGCGGAAAACGTTGCGGAACGCTGGCAGATCAGCCGGGAAGAGCAGGATGAGTTTGCCTATTTAAGCCAGAAAAAAGCCGCCAGGGCCATCCAGGAGGGGCGCTTTAAAGAGCAGATTGTGCCCATTGTGGTTCCTCAGAAAAAAGGAGACCCGGTAATTTTTGATCAGGACGAGCATCCCCGGCCGAATACTACCCTCGAAGTTCTGGCCAAACTTCCGCCGGCCTTTAAGCCCGGCGGCACCGTAACTGCTGGCAACTCTTCGGGGATAAATGACGGCGCCGCTGCTTTATTAATTGCCAGCCGGCAGAAAGCCGAAAAATTGGGGTTAAAGCCTATGGCCAGAATAGTAGGTCATGCGGCTGCCGGAGTTGATCCCAATATTATGGGGATTGGTCCTGTTCCCGCAGTGAAAAAGGTTTTAGCCAAAACCGGCTTAACTTTAAATGACATTGATGTTATTGAGCTAAATGAAGCCTTTGCTTCTCAGTCAATTGCCGTATGCCGGGAACTGGGCATTGACTGGCGGGATGAAGAAAAATTTAATCCCAATGGCGGAGCAATAGCTTTGGGCCACCCGATTGCGGCGTCACTGGCCATCCTGGTGGTTAAAGCGGTTTATGAACTAAAACGCCGTCAGGGTAGATATGCTCTGATAACCGCTTGCTGCGGTGGAGGTCAGGGAGTAGCTACGATCATTGAAAATATCGACGATTAA
- a CDS encoding enoyl-CoA hydratase-related protein, producing the protein MEFEKIKFEVTDGYAVIYLNNPPVNALGQKVLKDLQKALQEIEKNPEIRAVIISGEGSKVFCAGADITEFADRAKGILPEVEGSVLFRQIELFPKPVIAALNGSSYGGGTELAISCHLRILADDASMALPEVKLGIIPGWGGTQRLPRLIGKTRALEAMLTGEPITAEEALSYGLVNKVVPKDQVLTEARALAAKLAKGAPIAMREILKAVTLGLDTSIEEGLKIEKEGSKVAFSSEDAVEGRTAFFEKRPPNFKGR; encoded by the coding sequence GTGGAATTTGAAAAAATTAAATTTGAGGTTACGGACGGTTATGCCGTTATTTACCTAAACAACCCGCCGGTAAATGCTCTTGGCCAGAAAGTTTTAAAAGATTTACAAAAAGCTTTGCAGGAAATTGAGAAAAATCCCGAGATTCGGGCGGTAATAATTAGCGGGGAAGGTAGCAAGGTTTTCTGTGCCGGGGCAGATATCACGGAATTTGCTGACCGGGCTAAAGGGATTTTACCGGAAGTGGAAGGAAGTGTTCTTTTCCGGCAAATTGAGCTTTTCCCCAAGCCGGTGATTGCTGCGCTGAACGGTAGCTCCTACGGCGGAGGAACCGAATTAGCGATAAGCTGTCACCTGCGCATTTTAGCAGATGATGCTTCCATGGCTTTGCCCGAAGTAAAACTGGGCATTATCCCTGGCTGGGGAGGTACCCAGAGGTTACCCCGGTTAATTGGTAAAACCAGAGCCCTGGAAGCAATGCTTACCGGAGAGCCAATAACGGCAGAAGAAGCCTTAAGCTACGGTCTGGTAAACAAAGTCGTACCCAAAGACCAGGTACTAACAGAAGCCCGGGCGCTGGCAGCTAAGCTTGCCAAAGGGGCGCCCATCGCTATGCGGGAAATTTTAAAGGCGGTAACTTTAGGGCTGGATACTTCAATAGAAGAAGGTTTAAAAATTGAGAAAGAAGGTTCCAAAGTGGCGTTTAGCAGTGAAGATGCGGTGGAGGGAAGAACTGCTTTCTTTGAAAAACGGCCGCCGAATTTTAAAGGCCGGTAA
- a CDS encoding 3-hydroxyacyl-CoA dehydrogenase family protein — protein sequence MEVKKICVVGAGNMGHQISLAAALAGYQVTCTDINEEILNRAKNFVETYLPERVAKGKLTEEAAAKAKENLTFTLSLEEACKDVDFVIEAVIEKLDVKRELFKKLDELTPPHAILATNSSYIVSSKIADVTKRPEKVLNMHFFNPALVMKLVEVVKGPHVADETAEVTMEVARKMGKVPVLLQKEIYGFLVNRILAAIKAEAFYLYEIGIADYKDIDTAVELGLGHPMGPFRLMDLTGIDLTYYVEMERYRESRDPAMKPSPTVVEKFVKGEWGRKVGKGFYDYTQEKK from the coding sequence ATGGAAGTTAAAAAAATTTGTGTTGTTGGGGCCGGCAACATGGGTCACCAGATTTCCCTGGCTGCAGCTTTGGCCGGCTATCAGGTCACCTGTACCGACATTAACGAAGAAATCTTAAACAGGGCCAAAAACTTTGTGGAAACCTACTTACCTGAAAGGGTGGCGAAAGGAAAACTTACCGAGGAAGCAGCTGCCAAAGCTAAAGAAAATTTGACATTCACTTTGAGTCTGGAAGAGGCCTGCAAAGATGTGGACTTTGTCATTGAAGCGGTAATTGAAAAGCTGGATGTCAAGCGGGAATTATTTAAAAAGCTTGATGAACTTACCCCTCCCCATGCCATTTTAGCTACCAACAGCTCCTACATTGTCAGCTCCAAAATTGCCGATGTTACCAAACGTCCGGAAAAAGTTTTAAATATGCATTTCTTTAACCCAGCTCTGGTCATGAAACTGGTTGAAGTGGTTAAAGGACCTCATGTTGCCGATGAAACTGCAGAAGTGACGATGGAAGTAGCCCGGAAAATGGGCAAAGTTCCGGTTTTGCTGCAAAAAGAAATTTACGGCTTTCTGGTAAACCGCATTTTAGCGGCTATTAAGGCTGAAGCGTTCTATTTATATGAAATAGGAATAGCCGATTATAAGGATATTGATACCGCGGTGGAACTTGGCCTTGGTCACCCCATGGGACCCTTTAGGTTAATGGATTTAACCGGTATCGACCTTACTTATTACGTTGAAATGGAAAGATACCGGGAAAGCCGGGATCCTGCTATGAAGCCATCTCCTACCGTAGTGGAGAAATTTGTTAAAGGAGAATGGGGACGGAAAGTTGGTAAAGGCTTTTATGATTACACCCAGGAGAAAAAATAG
- a CDS encoding Zn-ribbon domain-containing OB-fold protein, which yields MGAHISIPMYQRAVKQRYRLVGLKCSNCGQIIFPPKAGCKSCGALDNFTEVQLSGRGKIYSYTVIAGAGAPPEFSEEAAYRGAYPVVLVELEEGPRIIAQLTEPVPAEIKIGMPVEMVLRQIYTEEDVIRYGYKFKVLEGEK from the coding sequence ATGGGTGCGCATATTTCCATCCCCATGTACCAGCGGGCGGTAAAACAGAGATACCGCCTGGTAGGTTTAAAATGCTCCAACTGCGGTCAAATAATTTTTCCGCCCAAGGCTGGCTGTAAATCCTGCGGGGCGCTGGATAATTTTACCGAAGTGCAATTAAGCGGGCGCGGCAAAATTTATTCCTATACCGTTATTGCTGGAGCGGGAGCGCCTCCGGAATTTTCCGAAGAAGCGGCATACCGGGGAGCTTATCCGGTGGTGCTGGTGGAATTGGAGGAAGGTCCCCGGATTATAGCTCAATTGACCGAACCGGTACCGGCAGAAATTAAAATTGGGATGCCGGTGGAGATGGTTTTGCGGCAAATTTACACGGAAGAAGACGTAATCCGCTATGGTTACAAGTTTAAAGTTCTTGAAGGAGAGAAATAA